The DNA sequence AGGCTCGCAACTAAAGTAGTTTGTTCGGCAAGGGCCTGCTCCGTACTGCTAAAGCGACTGCGCAAAGTCAGCACATAGATCAGCAGCCCTGCACAGGCTGCAATGAGTAAACCAAAAAACAGAAGGGGGCTGGTATCAAACGACATCGTCATTGGACTTTCATTGAAAATGCGCGGCGATGCGAAAGGCTATGGCGAAAAAGACTCAGCTGGCTCGCCAATGAAGGCAAGCCGCTAAACGCATTAACCCTGAATCAACTGCTTGAGTTCACCGCTTTGAAACATCTCGGTCATGATGTCCGAGCCGCCAATAAACTCACCGTTGATGTAGAGCTGGGGGATGGTTGGCCAGTTAGCATATTGCTTGATACCTTGACGAATACCCTCATCATCAAAAACGTTGACGGTATGCAGGTTTTCAGCGCCGCAAGCCCGCAAGATG is a window from the Polynucleobacter difficilis genome containing:
- the grxD gene encoding Grx4 family monothiol glutaredoxin, with the protein product MDTQAQIKEIVTSHPVVLFMKGTPQFPQCGFSGNAINILRACGAENLHTVNVFDDEGIRQGIKQYANWPTIPQLYINGEFIGGSDIMTEMFQSGELKQLIQG